The following proteins are encoded in a genomic region of Methanoculleus bourgensis MS2:
- a CDS encoding coenzyme F420-0:L-glutamate ligase, translating into MEIQVIGVQGLPLIRKGDDLPALICDRVTFEDGDILTIASSVYSKAKGFTRDLATITPSADAVRIAAKTKEDPRFVQAVLDSSSDILLEHPFILSEVPSGHIGVRAGVDHSNIEDGRIIILPPDPMGAAAEIRDAIQRITKKDVRVIITDTCGRSFRRGQTGIAIGWAGMTAINDYRGDTDLFGHVLEITEEAVVDEIAAFANFLMGESHQGVPAVVFRNCRVWNGHDAVYFTPEEDIVRAALKKSKKD; encoded by the coding sequence ATGGAGATCCAGGTAATCGGTGTTCAGGGCCTCCCCCTGATCCGAAAAGGTGACGACCTTCCGGCCCTGATCTGCGATCGGGTCACGTTTGAAGATGGAGATATCCTCACCATCGCCTCGTCCGTCTACTCAAAGGCAAAGGGTTTCACCCGCGACCTTGCCACTATCACCCCGAGCGCCGACGCCGTGCGGATTGCCGCAAAGACAAAGGAGGACCCCCGATTCGTGCAGGCGGTCCTGGACTCGTCAAGCGACATCCTGCTCGAACACCCGTTCATCCTCTCAGAGGTGCCTTCCGGCCACATCGGTGTGCGCGCGGGCGTCGACCACAGCAACATCGAAGACGGCCGGATCATCATCCTCCCGCCCGACCCCATGGGGGCCGCCGCCGAGATCCGGGACGCAATCCAGCGCATCACAAAAAAGGATGTCAGGGTTATCATCACCGATACCTGTGGGCGGTCGTTTAGGCGCGGCCAGACCGGTATCGCCATAGGATGGGCGGGAATGACAGCGATCAACGACTACCGGGGCGACACCGACCTCTTCGGCCACGTCCTCGAGATCACCGAAGAAGCAGTGGTCGACGAGATTGCAGCCTTCGCGAACTTTCTCATGGGCGAAAGTCACCAGGGCGTTCCCGCCGTGGTCTTCCGTAACTGCAGGGTCTGGAACGGGCATGATGCAGTCTACTTCACACCCGAGGAGGACATCGTCAGGGCCGCCCTGAAGAAGAGCAAAAAGGATTAG
- the minD gene encoding cell division ATPase MinD, translating into MVKVYTIASGKGGTGKTTVTANLGPMLAQYGKKTCILDADVGMANLGLILGLENLPVTLHEVLAGKARVRDAIYDGPFGVKVVPCGLSLQGFQQSSPDRLKDVMTDLVSEFDILIMDAPAGISRDGVIPLTIADGVILVVNPEISSIVDSLKTKILTETVGGHVEGAIINRVASSGDEFNRAQMEKLLGVRVLGVVPEDPNVRRASAGRSPIVVKYPTSSASRAFKRISADVAGIEYVEEEVPEPREGFVDRLARALFRVKA; encoded by the coding sequence ATGGTAAAAGTATACACAATTGCATCCGGTAAAGGCGGTACCGGCAAAACGACGGTCACAGCAAACCTGGGACCAATGCTGGCACAGTACGGGAAGAAGACATGCATCCTGGATGCCGACGTCGGGATGGCGAATCTCGGTCTCATCCTGGGACTTGAGAACCTGCCGGTGACCCTGCACGAGGTGCTGGCGGGCAAAGCGCGCGTCAGGGACGCCATCTACGATGGGCCGTTCGGTGTGAAGGTGGTGCCGTGCGGGCTTTCTCTGCAGGGTTTTCAGCAGTCAAGCCCGGATCGGCTGAAAGACGTTATGACCGACCTCGTGAGCGAGTTTGACATCCTGATCATGGACGCCCCTGCCGGGATAAGCAGGGACGGCGTTATCCCGCTGACAATCGCTGACGGGGTAATACTTGTCGTAAACCCTGAGATCTCCTCGATTGTTGATTCCCTAAAGACAAAGATCCTGACCGAGACGGTCGGTGGGCACGTTGAGGGCGCGATCATCAACCGGGTTGCCAGTAGCGGGGACGAGTTCAACCGCGCACAGATGGAGAAGCTCCTCGGGGTCAGGGTGCTCGGTGTCGTTCCGGAAGACCCGAACGTGCGGCGTGCGTCGGCCGGTCGGTCGCCGATCGTGGTGAAGTACCCGACATCCAGCGCATCGAGGGCCTTTAAGCGTATCTCAGCCGATGTAGCCGGTATCGAGTATGTTGAGGAGGAGGTGCCGGAGCCGCGGGAAGGTTTCGTCGATCGGCTGGCCCGGGCTCTCTTCCGGGTGAAGGCGTGA
- a CDS encoding methyltransferase domain-containing protein: MKLLFELSGEHPDLPVAELECVGRVLDTRAQVAVAECPDPQIAGRLALTHVVMEYLGECEPSMEAFAALLADLAITTTKPFAGRVKKVQGSRMEAPQLDLERLIGSLITGPVSLRRPVEEYRAVASEDRCYFGRVLFRIDRGGFDFRNPMRRPFFHPGVMMPRMARALVNLSLIQPGERVFDPFCGTGGILLEAREIGIRILGSDFDPAMVAGYRQNLPGSDVMIADATAVPICDHTLDAVVTDLPYGQSVRIRAESMDDLYEGSLAEIRRILRPGRRAVIVTHRDITDIAARHFTVLQAHEQRVHKSLTRRILVLS, translated from the coding sequence ATGAAACTGCTCTTCGAACTCTCCGGCGAGCACCCCGACCTCCCGGTCGCGGAACTGGAGTGTGTAGGGAGGGTTCTCGATACCCGTGCCCAGGTAGCGGTTGCCGAGTGCCCGGATCCCCAGATCGCCGGGCGCCTTGCCCTGACGCATGTGGTGATGGAGTATCTCGGGGAGTGCGAGCCCTCGATGGAGGCGTTCGCGGCCCTCCTCGCCGACCTCGCCATCACAACCACAAAACCGTTCGCCGGAAGGGTAAAGAAGGTCCAGGGGAGCCGGATGGAGGCCCCGCAACTCGACCTGGAACGGCTGATCGGGAGCCTGATCACCGGCCCGGTCTCGCTCCGGAGGCCCGTGGAAGAGTACCGTGCGGTCGCGTCGGAGGACCGCTGCTACTTCGGCCGCGTTCTCTTTCGGATCGACCGGGGAGGGTTTGATTTCCGAAACCCCATGCGCCGGCCGTTCTTCCACCCCGGCGTGATGATGCCCCGGATGGCCCGGGCGCTCGTGAACCTCTCCCTGATCCAGCCCGGGGAACGGGTCTTTGACCCCTTCTGCGGCACCGGCGGGATCCTCCTTGAGGCCCGGGAGATTGGCATCCGGATTCTCGGGAGCGACTTTGACCCCGCGATGGTCGCCGGCTACCGGCAGAACCTCCCGGGGTCGGACGTGATGATCGCCGACGCCACAGCGGTCCCGATCTGCGACCACACCCTCGATGCGGTCGTGACCGACCTCCCCTACGGTCAGTCGGTCCGGATCCGCGCGGAGAGCATGGACGATCTCTACGAAGGCTCGCTCGCCGAGATCCGTCGTATCCTCAGGCCCGGGAGGCGCGCGGTCATCGTCACGCACCGCGACATCACCGATATCGCCGCCCGCCACTTCACCGTCCTGCAGGCGCACGAGCAGCGGGTGCACAAGAGCCTGACCCGCCGGATCCTGGTGCTCTCCTGA
- a CDS encoding amidohydrolase family protein — translation MQPAEYVVTGRALLGKELTEEDVCITITGGIIRSIEPCSGTPDRWIVPAFFNAHTHLGDTVAMDLPARGSLAELIKPPGGLKHRILAATPDAELVRGMRSSIMTMIATGTAGFADFREGGAAGVAALREAAAGLDCRPVILGREGGEQVSDGAGISSVHDVANAEEVVREARAAGGLVAFHAGEKNPDDIDEALAFEPDLLVHCTHATDAHLRQIADMDIPIVVCPRSNWLLGVTASPAHPPIARILELGGRFFLGTDNVMFVQPNMLQEMAFAATVYRAPPVEILRAAIAGAALTGRSGFLEEGQEASILMIDPKRHNLSFTRDIRATIVKRLDSSSIEQNVLNIR, via the coding sequence ATGCAACCCGCAGAGTATGTCGTCACCGGCCGGGCACTCCTCGGCAAGGAACTAACAGAGGAAGATGTCTGTATCACCATCACCGGTGGCATCATCAGATCGATAGAACCCTGCTCAGGAACACCGGACCGGTGGATTGTGCCCGCTTTCTTCAACGCCCACACCCATCTCGGTGATACCGTCGCGATGGACCTCCCCGCCCGGGGCAGTCTCGCGGAACTCATCAAACCCCCAGGCGGCCTGAAACACAGGATCCTTGCGGCAACACCAGATGCCGAGCTGGTTCGGGGGATGCGCTCAAGCATTATGACTATGATAGCGACCGGGACAGCCGGGTTTGCCGACTTCAGGGAAGGAGGAGCCGCCGGCGTGGCGGCGCTCCGCGAGGCGGCGGCCGGGCTCGACTGCAGGCCCGTCATCCTCGGCCGGGAAGGTGGGGAGCAGGTGAGCGACGGGGCCGGCATCAGCAGCGTCCATGACGTGGCGAACGCCGAAGAGGTTGTCAGGGAGGCGAGGGCGGCAGGCGGGCTCGTTGCCTTCCACGCCGGGGAGAAGAACCCGGACGATATTGATGAAGCGCTTGCGTTTGAGCCCGACCTGCTCGTCCACTGTACCCACGCAACAGATGCGCACCTCCGGCAGATCGCCGATATGGATATCCCCATCGTCGTCTGCCCGAGATCAAACTGGTTGCTCGGTGTTACGGCATCGCCGGCCCATCCGCCGATCGCGCGCATCCTCGAACTCGGGGGCCGGTTCTTCCTCGGAACCGATAACGTGATGTTCGTTCAGCCGAATATGCTCCAGGAGATGGCTTTTGCCGCAACCGTCTACCGCGCGCCACCCGTCGAGATCCTGCGTGCCGCGATCGCGGGCGCGGCGCTGACTGGAAGGAGCGGATTCCTTGAAGAAGGGCAGGAAGCCTCTATTCTCATGATAGATCCGAAGAGACACAATCTTTCTTTCACCAGGGATATCCGGGCAACCATTGTAAAACGGCTGGATTCCTCCTCCATTGAACAAAATGTTTTAAACATACGATAG
- a CDS encoding DUF4388 domain-containing protein: MQLPRGQFHRLIKSTTSRALIEEMGSKRFTGICTILLGNKSAVLVLNEGQVVLAEYGGIKGQQALEKIHDGEEGEAAAELNLLTPDQIQLALEFNQSFAIGNQTDSSPRKAASGGAKPSAGPGKTGGTSVPKRRPEPPAERHRIPMPGVKPVRETTAAPPSGDDEINTLIRNMEEMDVEELVSSFRVNCKDMLKKIHLDHLIQEKDT; encoded by the coding sequence ATGCAGCTGCCACGAGGTCAGTTCCATCGTCTCATCAAGTCCACGACATCCCGTGCCCTGATAGAAGAGATGGGCTCAAAACGGTTTACCGGGATCTGCACGATCCTCCTTGGCAACAAGAGTGCTGTCCTGGTACTCAACGAAGGTCAGGTGGTGCTTGCCGAATATGGGGGGATTAAGGGGCAGCAAGCACTTGAAAAGATCCATGACGGCGAAGAGGGCGAAGCAGCGGCAGAATTGAATCTCCTGACACCCGATCAGATACAGCTCGCCCTGGAATTTAACCAGTCGTTCGCGATCGGAAACCAAACGGACTCCTCGCCGCGTAAGGCAGCCTCTGGAGGTGCGAAGCCGTCCGCCGGCCCGGGGAAGACCGGTGGGACGTCCGTCCCGAAACGTCGGCCGGAACCTCCCGCTGAGAGGCACCGGATCCCCATGCCCGGGGTGAAACCCGTGCGGGAGACGACTGCAGCGCCTCCATCAGGAGATGACGAGATTAACACGCTCATCCGGAACATGGAGGAGATGGATGTTGAGGAACTCGTCAGTAGTTTCAGGGTGAACTGCAAGGACATGCTCAAAAAGATCCACCTTGATCACCTCATCCAGGAGAAAGATACATAG
- a CDS encoding TIGR04255 family protein, with the protein MTTVRKYVNPPAAEVICEFRFPEDTPWDMTYPGILYNHLKDVYPKRDQRYVREVVMLLGPEGLREELLVGERSIFIAEDGGCAVQVGPRLLSVSCQKPYVHWEAFSTRITGAFDRFREVISADAVNTMNLRYVNLIEIPEPEVTLSDYFAFYPVLPPELPRVPAGFITGCEFSFHDNRDNCRVELTDAVPESLEHNAYLLNIDYFLAEERGVPLDGVADWLEIAHTHARDIFEACIKDSLRDLFTIREETPVAAR; encoded by the coding sequence ATGACGACGGTACGAAAATACGTAAACCCGCCTGCCGCTGAAGTGATATGCGAGTTCCGGTTCCCCGAGGATACCCCCTGGGACATGACCTACCCCGGCATACTCTACAATCACTTAAAGGACGTCTATCCAAAGCGCGACCAGCGCTACGTGCGCGAGGTGGTCATGCTCCTCGGGCCGGAGGGGCTCCGTGAAGAACTCCTGGTCGGCGAACGGTCCATCTTTATTGCCGAGGACGGGGGCTGCGCGGTCCAGGTCGGGCCCCGCCTGCTCTCGGTGAGCTGTCAGAAACCGTATGTACACTGGGAGGCCTTCTCGACGCGCATCACCGGGGCGTTTGACCGGTTCCGGGAGGTCATCAGCGCCGACGCCGTCAACACCATGAACCTGCGCTACGTCAACCTCATCGAGATCCCGGAGCCCGAGGTGACGCTCTCTGACTACTTTGCCTTCTACCCGGTCCTCCCGCCGGAACTCCCAAGGGTGCCGGCAGGGTTCATCACCGGGTGCGAGTTCTCGTTCCACGACAACCGCGACAACTGCCGGGTGGAACTCACCGACGCCGTTCCCGAATCGCTCGAGCATAACGCGTACCTCTTAAATATCGACTACTTCCTGGCAGAGGAGCGTGGGGTTCCCCTGGATGGGGTGGCCGACTGGCTGGAGATCGCTCATACCCATGCGCGGGACATCTTTGAGGCCTGCATCAAGGACTCCCTCCGCGACCTCTTCACCATCAGGGAGGAAACGCCCGTAGCGGCACGCTGA
- a CDS encoding 4Fe-4S dicluster domain-containing protein — protein MDIRVDRDACVGCGLCVKDCPMHVYELQDNVSVPVSPNNCMGCLSCHEICPAQALEHRGIYPARRHYIDIKVCEMLRKVV, from the coding sequence ATGGATATACGTGTGGATAGGGACGCATGTGTCGGGTGCGGTCTCTGCGTCAAAGACTGTCCGATGCATGTGTACGAACTCCAGGACAATGTGAGTGTCCCGGTCAGCCCCAATAACTGTATGGGGTGTCTCTCCTGCCACGAGATCTGCCCGGCCCAGGCACTCGAGCACCGTGGCATCTATCCCGCCCGGCGGCACTATATCGACATCAAGGTCTGTGAGATGCTCCGGAAGGTGGTCTGA
- a CDS encoding preprotein translocase subunit Sec61beta — protein sequence MAKKSGGRLVSSAGLVNYYDSEDHRAIHISPTTVIIATIATGVAVFILNALF from the coding sequence ATGGCGAAAAAATCTGGCGGAAGACTGGTATCCTCTGCCGGCCTGGTCAACTACTATGACAGCGAAGATCACCGGGCCATCCATATCAGCCCGACAACCGTGATCATCGCAACCATAGCGACCGGAGTGGCAGTCTTTATTCTCAATGCCCTCTTCTAA
- a CDS encoding diacylglycerol/polyprenol kinase family protein, giving the protein MGETFRQVVHLLMGLLGAAVILRLDDQEALVFVSAVLVVLFLLCDAFTRGYDLPVLSGVMDEAERRGKVPLKGGIAYAIGALFCLAVFGREYTAVGLVTLGLLDSVSTIAGLRFGRHTIRGSKSLEGTLTGAVAAALALIFLVPWWAAVVVAGVAGVVEAYSPLDDNVAIQVAVCLTLALMGVVVTVF; this is encoded by the coding sequence ATGGGCGAGACGTTCCGCCAGGTGGTCCACCTGCTCATGGGGCTCCTCGGCGCCGCGGTCATTCTCCGCCTGGACGATCAGGAGGCTCTCGTATTCGTGAGCGCGGTGCTCGTCGTGCTCTTCCTCCTCTGCGACGCCTTCACTCGCGGCTACGATCTCCCGGTCCTCTCCGGGGTGATGGACGAGGCCGAGCGACGGGGCAAGGTGCCGCTCAAAGGCGGTATCGCCTACGCTATCGGCGCTCTCTTCTGCCTGGCGGTCTTTGGGAGGGAGTACACCGCGGTCGGCCTCGTCACACTCGGTCTGCTCGACAGTGTCTCGACCATCGCCGGACTGCGGTTTGGGAGGCACACCATCCGGGGTAGTAAGTCGCTTGAGGGGACCCTCACCGGGGCGGTCGCGGCCGCCCTGGCGCTGATCTTTCTGGTGCCATGGTGGGCGGCCGTGGTTGTGGCGGGCGTCGCGGGCGTCGTCGAGGCCTACTCCCCGCTCGACGACAACGTGGCTATCCAGGTTGCTGTCTGCCTGACTCTTGCTCTTATGGGAGTTGTCGTGACGGTATTCTGA
- a CDS encoding NADH-quinone oxidoreductase subunit B family protein, with product MMKIAIEELAGCSGCTIAVLDLHEMLLDVIEEAEIVYSPVIMDTKEPPEGIDIAFVTGAVRNEENHERLIRLRKRAKTLVALGTCACYGGISGLSMLSSNEDLFQCVYREVETAKPDGVIPTDVPPFLYRAFAVGDLAKIDYYITGCPPKEAFLKKIIPAMIAGDTLELSRKSVCAECDRIMGPVENWSLSRRHEGVPDREHCLLGQGYLCLGSVTFGRCGAACPKNNIPCHGCNGPSLDILREPCRDIYNMMVRRISDLTDKPEKEVEKELYDVAHTMYAFTIGSLIMEDKETSKIRDLVKERGR from the coding sequence ATGATGAAGATTGCTATTGAGGAACTGGCCGGGTGTTCAGGGTGCACGATCGCGGTGCTCGATCTCCACGAGATGCTCCTTGATGTCATCGAGGAGGCTGAGATCGTCTACTCTCCGGTGATCATGGACACGAAGGAGCCCCCTGAGGGCATCGACATAGCATTCGTGACCGGTGCCGTCCGGAACGAGGAGAACCACGAACGCCTCATCAGGCTCCGGAAACGGGCAAAGACGCTTGTTGCGCTTGGGACCTGTGCCTGTTACGGCGGCATATCGGGTCTTTCGATGCTGAGTTCAAACGAAGACCTCTTCCAGTGCGTCTACCGGGAGGTGGAGACGGCTAAGCCCGACGGGGTTATCCCGACCGATGTGCCGCCGTTCCTCTACCGGGCGTTCGCGGTGGGCGATCTTGCAAAGATCGACTATTACATCACGGGCTGCCCGCCGAAGGAGGCGTTCTTAAAGAAGATCATCCCGGCGATGATCGCGGGGGATACTCTTGAACTCTCGCGTAAATCGGTCTGTGCAGAGTGCGACAGGATCATGGGGCCGGTCGAGAACTGGTCCCTCTCGCGGCGGCACGAGGGTGTGCCCGACCGTGAGCACTGCCTGCTCGGGCAGGGTTATCTCTGCCTTGGGAGCGTCACTTTCGGCAGGTGCGGGGCGGCCTGCCCGAAGAACAACATCCCGTGCCACGGGTGCAACGGCCCGTCGCTCGACATCCTCCGTGAGCCCTGCCGGGACATCTACAACATGATGGTGCGGAGGATTTCGGATCTCACCGATAAGCCGGAGAAGGAGGTGGAGAAGGAACTCTACGACGTCGCTCACACGATGTACGCCTTCACCATCGGGAGCCTGATCATGGAGGATAAGGAGACGTCAAAGATTCGCGATCTGGTAAAGGAGAGGGGAAGATGA